A DNA window from Amycolatopsis sp. DSM 110486 contains the following coding sequences:
- a CDS encoding sensor histidine kinase translates to MRDINGSLARQSLLVALVCLVCDVSLFTLRGPLPEAGWRGWVVLAGAVIVDAALAGAARYSGWVAAGHAALFVAAPLLLCTCTGFVVGNNAGILVAGYRAGAWLRVGPAVVALAAMLAGVGAGELLGGGRGSNPALIAISMAVSAVLPWLVGRYTTARGAYIADLEREAEERRRHEAEAVRRAVLEERETIARDLHDVISHHVSAIGVHAGAARLGLPEGDSPVRTSLGAVESASRSAMADLRRLLDLLHARGDEAAQPGLDNLDELLDTVRAAGLPVRLTVHGDVREVPGSLDVALYRIAQEALTNALRHGTGPVELELDHRRTEIVLTVANETGRPATSRDGAHRGLAGIRQRVTLFGGEVTYGQKDTTWQVKASFPLEVA, encoded by the coding sequence GTGCGCGACATCAACGGGTCACTGGCACGGCAATCCCTGCTGGTGGCCCTCGTCTGCCTGGTCTGCGACGTCTCCCTCTTCACCCTCCGCGGCCCCCTGCCCGAAGCCGGCTGGCGGGGCTGGGTGGTCCTCGCCGGCGCGGTCATCGTGGACGCAGCCCTGGCCGGAGCGGCCAGATACTCCGGCTGGGTAGCAGCCGGTCACGCCGCGCTTTTCGTCGCCGCCCCGCTGCTCCTCTGCACCTGCACCGGATTCGTGGTCGGCAACAACGCGGGCATCCTCGTCGCCGGGTATCGGGCTGGGGCGTGGTTGCGGGTGGGGCCGGCGGTGGTGGCGCTGGCGGCGATGCTGGCGGGCGTCGGCGCGGGGGAGCTGCTCGGCGGTGGCCGGGGCTCGAATCCGGCGCTCATCGCGATCAGCATGGCCGTCTCGGCGGTGCTGCCGTGGCTCGTCGGGCGGTACACGACCGCCCGCGGTGCGTACATAGCCGACCTCGAGCGCGAAGCCGAAGAGCGCCGACGGCACGAAGCCGAAGCCGTCCGCAGGGCCGTCCTCGAGGAGCGCGAGACCATCGCCCGCGATCTGCACGACGTGATCTCCCACCACGTCAGCGCGATCGGCGTCCACGCCGGCGCCGCGCGGCTCGGGCTGCCCGAAGGAGACAGCCCGGTCCGGACCTCGCTCGGAGCCGTCGAGTCAGCGAGCCGCTCCGCGATGGCCGACCTGCGCCGCCTGCTGGATCTGCTGCACGCGCGCGGCGACGAAGCCGCGCAGCCCGGGCTGGACAACCTCGACGAGCTGCTCGACACCGTCCGCGCCGCGGGTCTGCCTGTGCGCCTCACAGTGCACGGCGACGTGCGCGAAGTCCCCGGCTCGCTCGACGTCGCCCTCTACCGCATCGCGCAGGAAGCGCTCACGAACGCGTTGCGCCACGGCACCGGGCCCGTCGAGCTGGAGCTGGACCACCGGCGCACCGAGATCGTCCTCACCGTCGCCAACGAGACCGGCAGGCCCGCAACATCACGAGACGGCGCCCACCGCGGCCTCGCCGGCATTCGCCAGCGCGTGACGCTCTTCGGCGGCGAAGTCACCTACGGCCAAAAAGACACCACTTGGCAGGTCAAGGCCAGCTTCCCTCTGGAGGTGGCATGA
- a CDS encoding response regulator transcription factor, whose amino-acid sequence MIRVLLADDHAMFRSGMRALLDTQPDFECVGEAADGREAVAETQRLKPDVAVLDVRMPRLDGLAATEAILATPGNDTRVLVLTTYDADEYVYRALRAGASGFLLKSLAPEELVAAMRVAARGDALIDPSVTRRLVAGFAASLEPRAAEPPELARLTSREREVLLLIADARSNAEIARQLHVGEETVKTHVSRVLAKLGLRDRVHAVVYAYRNDLVAKEAT is encoded by the coding sequence ATGATCCGCGTGCTGCTCGCCGACGACCACGCCATGTTCCGCTCCGGCATGCGCGCCCTCCTCGACACGCAGCCCGACTTCGAGTGCGTCGGCGAAGCGGCCGACGGGCGTGAAGCCGTGGCGGAAACCCAGCGCCTCAAGCCGGACGTCGCGGTCCTCGACGTCCGCATGCCCCGCCTCGACGGCCTCGCCGCCACCGAGGCCATCCTCGCTACCCCCGGCAACGACACCCGCGTGCTGGTCCTGACCACCTACGACGCCGACGAGTACGTCTACCGCGCCCTGCGCGCCGGCGCCAGCGGCTTCCTGCTCAAGAGCCTGGCCCCCGAGGAGCTGGTGGCCGCCATGCGCGTCGCGGCGCGGGGTGACGCGTTGATCGACCCGTCCGTCACGCGCCGGCTCGTGGCCGGCTTCGCCGCCAGCCTCGAGCCCCGCGCCGCCGAGCCGCCGGAGCTGGCGCGACTCACGTCCCGCGAACGCGAGGTGCTCCTTCTCATAGCCGACGCGCGCAGCAACGCGGAGATCGCACGCCAGCTTCACGTCGGCGAGGAGACTGTGAAGACGCACGTCTCGCGCGTGCTCGCGAAGCTCGGCCTGCGCGATCGCGTGCACGCCGTCGTCTACGCCTACCGCAACGACCTGGTCGCGAAAGAGGCCACCTAG
- a CDS encoding nitroreductase family deazaflavin-dependent oxidoreductase, translating to MNTEKRYIKPAKATNSFNNFVQWLTKRGVSVVGSRVLMVRGRKTGEIREVPVNLLPFEGGRYLVAPRGETQWVRNLRVAGEGQLRVGKRVEGFTYRELTDDEKPVLLRAYLKRWKFEVGVFFDGVDAKAPEEKLREIAPGYPIFELMPA from the coding sequence ATGAACACCGAGAAGCGCTACATCAAGCCCGCCAAGGCCACCAACTCGTTCAACAACTTCGTGCAGTGGCTGACCAAGCGGGGTGTGAGCGTGGTGGGCAGCCGCGTGCTGATGGTCCGTGGCCGCAAGACCGGCGAGATCCGCGAGGTGCCGGTGAACCTCCTGCCGTTCGAGGGCGGCCGCTACCTGGTCGCGCCGCGCGGCGAGACGCAGTGGGTGCGCAACCTGCGCGTGGCCGGCGAGGGGCAGCTGCGCGTCGGCAAGCGCGTGGAGGGCTTCACCTACCGCGAGCTGACCGACGACGAGAAGCCCGTGCTGCTGCGCGCGTACCTCAAGCGCTGGAAGTTCGAGGTCGGCGTGTTCTTCGACGGTGTGGACGCCAAGGCGCCGGAGGAGAAGCTGCGCGAGATCGCGCCGGGCTACCCCATCTTCGAACTGATGCCCGCCTGA
- a CDS encoding TetR/AcrR family transcriptional regulator, with translation MTATKTARERARAELTREIKDEARRQLAEVGAHGLSLRAVARELGMVSSALYRYFPSRDRLLTELIIDAYDAVGEAAEKADPGTGGPRERWRAVWQATRAWAKAHPHEYALIYGSPIPGYQAPQDTIVPAARVAQAMAKVLLEADPHEPAVTAPMSAELRGQAEGLARDLGTNAPAEVVTRLIGAWTQLFGAISFELFGQYVGSVDPSDAYFEHLTGQMADFVGL, from the coding sequence ATGACCGCCACCAAGACCGCCCGCGAACGCGCCCGCGCCGAGCTGACGCGGGAGATCAAGGATGAAGCCCGCCGCCAGCTGGCCGAGGTCGGCGCGCACGGGTTGTCACTGCGCGCGGTCGCGCGTGAGCTGGGCATGGTGTCCTCGGCGCTCTACCGCTACTTCCCCAGCCGCGACCGGCTGCTCACCGAGCTGATCATCGACGCCTACGACGCCGTCGGCGAGGCCGCGGAGAAGGCCGACCCGGGCACCGGCGGCCCGCGCGAGCGCTGGCGCGCCGTCTGGCAGGCCACCCGCGCGTGGGCCAAGGCGCACCCGCACGAGTACGCGCTGATCTACGGCTCGCCGATCCCCGGCTACCAGGCGCCGCAGGACACGATCGTGCCCGCCGCGCGCGTGGCGCAGGCGATGGCGAAGGTGCTGCTCGAGGCCGATCCGCACGAGCCGGCCGTCACGGCGCCGATGTCCGCCGAGCTGCGCGGGCAGGCCGAGGGGCTGGCCCGGGATCTGGGCACGAACGCGCCGGCCGAGGTCGTGACCCGGCTGATCGGCGCGTGGACGCAGCTGTTCGGCGCGATCAGCTTCGAGCTGTTCGGGCAGTACGTGGGCAGCGTCGACCCGTCCGACGCCTACTTCGAGCACCTCACCGGACAGATGGCCGACTTCGTGGGGCTGTGA
- a CDS encoding 3-hydroxyacyl-CoA dehydrogenase, whose amino-acid sequence MAGWAERVSRVRVVGTGVMGRGIAQLAATGGVTVELADLDLDAVRSALDHVHSMLDKLVTKGRLSEDEGRAAKERLVMVDAPSAPAQNVDLVIEAVREDLEAKRVLFGKLEQVCRPDTVFATNTSSLSVTEIAAGLSDPTRVVGLHFFNPVPLMRLVEVVPGVRTVEWLPEEALKLVRRWGHEPVLAKDAPGFLVNHAGRGLNTEALQILSESVAEPVDVDRIARDVLGLKLGPFELLDLTGLDVSHAVLESIWSGFHSEPRLRPSWLTRPRVAAGLFGRKNGEGFYRYVDGKQEVAPEPAAPPAPDKPVFTAEERLGRLLNGAGVQVVADAYPDAVLLVALRGESTLDAAARAGLPASRVCGVDALSGYQGRLTLSVHPGLDPAAGRAAWGALAATGQPVTIVQDGPAPVAQRLLASIVNTACYIAAQNLADPADIDTAVRLGLGYPRGPLEWGDLVGADKVLRVLTGLHQSTGDPRYRPSSWLIERVALGLPLTSKGTRPADLL is encoded by the coding sequence GTGGCGGGATGGGCCGAGCGGGTCAGCAGGGTCCGGGTGGTCGGGACCGGCGTGATGGGGCGCGGCATCGCCCAGCTCGCCGCGACCGGCGGGGTCACGGTCGAGCTCGCCGACCTCGACCTCGACGCGGTGCGCTCGGCGCTCGACCACGTGCACAGCATGCTCGACAAGCTGGTCACCAAGGGCCGCCTGTCCGAGGACGAGGGGCGCGCCGCCAAGGAGCGCCTGGTGATGGTGGACGCGCCGTCCGCGCCGGCCCAGAACGTGGACCTCGTGATCGAGGCCGTGCGCGAGGACCTCGAGGCCAAGCGCGTGCTGTTCGGCAAGCTCGAGCAGGTCTGCCGGCCCGACACGGTGTTCGCCACCAACACGAGCTCGCTGTCGGTCACGGAGATCGCCGCGGGCCTGAGCGATCCGACGCGCGTCGTCGGCCTGCACTTCTTCAACCCCGTGCCGCTGATGCGGCTGGTCGAGGTCGTCCCCGGCGTCCGCACGGTCGAGTGGCTGCCCGAAGAGGCGCTGAAACTGGTACGCCGCTGGGGCCACGAACCCGTGCTCGCGAAGGACGCGCCGGGCTTCCTGGTCAACCACGCCGGGCGCGGCCTGAACACCGAGGCGCTGCAGATCCTGTCCGAGTCGGTCGCCGAGCCGGTCGATGTCGACCGCATCGCGCGCGACGTGCTGGGGCTCAAGCTCGGGCCGTTCGAGCTGCTCGATCTCACCGGCCTCGACGTCTCCCACGCCGTGCTCGAAAGCATCTGGAGCGGCTTCCACTCCGAGCCGCGGCTGCGCCCGTCGTGGCTGACGCGCCCGCGCGTGGCGGCGGGGCTGTTCGGGCGCAAGAACGGCGAGGGCTTCTACCGCTACGTCGACGGCAAGCAGGAGGTCGCGCCTGAACCGGCTGCGCCGCCGGCCCCGGACAAGCCCGTGTTCACCGCCGAGGAACGCCTCGGCCGCCTGCTCAACGGCGCCGGCGTGCAGGTCGTCGCCGACGCGTACCCCGACGCCGTGCTGCTGGTGGCCTTGCGCGGCGAGTCCACTTTGGACGCCGCCGCCCGAGCCGGCCTGCCCGCCTCGCGCGTCTGCGGCGTGGACGCCTTGAGCGGCTACCAAGGCCGCCTCACCCTGTCCGTCCACCCGGGACTCGACCCCGCCGCGGGCCGCGCCGCCTGGGGCGCTTTGGCCGCCACGGGCCAACCGGTGACCATCGTCCAGGACGGCCCCGCACCCGTCGCGCAACGCTTGCTGGCCTCGATCGTCAACACGGCGTGCTACATCGCGGCCCAGAACCTCGCCGACCCGGCCGACATCGACACCGCCGTCCGCCTCGGCCTCGGCTACCCGCGCGGCCCCCTGGAATGGGGCGACCTCGTCGGCGCGGACAAGGTGCTGCGCGTCCTCACCGGTCTGCACCAGTCCACAGGGGACCCGCGCTACCGGCCGAGCAGCTGGCTGATCGAACGCGTCGCGCTCGGCCTGCCGCTCACCTCGAAGGGCACGCGGCCCGCCGACCTCCTCTGA
- a CDS encoding cupin domain-containing protein: protein MRKFALAAVAGVAALTALFTPAVASATPGRGVSATVIAQWTVGNTDYVLRKITIAPGSPTSPGTTGWHSHEGNLYGKVLSGTLTHYKSDCSVDGVYNKGDSIMEPAGADHVHEGRNEGTTPMVLEVLYVLPHGAPLSDDAPNPGCSFD, encoded by the coding sequence ATGCGCAAGTTCGCCCTGGCCGCCGTCGCCGGCGTTGCCGCCCTCACCGCGTTGTTCACGCCCGCCGTCGCATCCGCCACCCCTGGCCGGGGCGTCAGCGCGACCGTCATCGCACAGTGGACGGTCGGCAACACCGACTACGTGCTTCGCAAGATCACGATCGCCCCGGGCAGCCCCACCAGTCCCGGCACCACCGGCTGGCACAGCCACGAAGGCAACCTCTACGGCAAGGTCCTCTCCGGGACGCTGACCCACTACAAGTCCGACTGTTCCGTCGACGGGGTCTACAACAAGGGCGACAGCATCATGGAACCCGCCGGCGCCGACCACGTCCACGAAGGACGCAACGAAGGCACCACGCCGATGGTGCTGGAAGTCCTCTACGTCCTGCCCCACGGCGCGCCGCTCTCGGACGACGCGCCGAACCCGGGCTGCAGCTTCGACTGA
- a CDS encoding PQQ-dependent sugar dehydrogenase encodes MAWNKLRSLLTAAVLAVALVPITASVAAADDVAPTLPAGFVLRDTPTGLSPYDFTDFAWLPDDSVLALGKSGAVNWVPADGSGAPVRIANFPVETQGDMGLTSVALAPDYATSHQIYLNRAVSTGGGQYVLRAARFTVTLDGSGHPAGLTGEKVIFELPGSQYYIHGLDTVIPAPDGTLWYSAGDNGDAGKTNEVAFAALDLDTPSGKILHITPDGKGVPSNPYYTASAPDSTRSKVFASGFRNPFRFTLDPKSGLPVVGDVGWFLWEEIDVVQPGANLAWPCWEGNHPTPGYSTDARCAHVVNTPPLWEHQHGTGPTNGNSVTGGVVYNGTTYPAAYQGAYFFGDYAGQKLWTLKYNAQGVLTQEPVNPPPFANIGGVTRISAAPNGDIVFADLNGSRLRRLSYSTNNAAPVAVATSSTDPDTRTVSFDASGSYDFDGDAITYTWNFGDGTTATGVTTSHQYGAGASFTATLTAQDPLGAKGTTTIAVAPGNHSPDLELSTPDKTFAVGEPVSLTATATDEEDGTLPVTWTSLIRHCPDLGACHVHPDDGATGPSLSVPFTDHTDSRMEFTATVTDSAGVKASKTYVAMPRQHRLTLVSTQPAALSIPSEGGVSSAMVTEGATFDVTAAPLGSDGASKFTGWQGGPATASWSITVGASDTTLTVNYATAIDQRYAGEPALRTLVGAATGLEVIDGPVHYRPYANARLYWTAATGVREIGGQLLAEYLAIGGHQAYGPPVTDETPTPDGVGRFNHLQGTPGTQAASIYWTPSTGAHSIQGLIRAKWAALGWEKTMGYPINDEAGTPDGVGRYNHFSGGGSIYYTVATGAHWINGAIKQKWAAYGWERVLGYPTTDESVTPDGVGRYNHFTGGASIYWTPSTGAHEIGGAIKQKWAAYGWERGFGYPTTDETATPNGAARYNHFTGNASVYWSPATGAHNVKGEIRKRWAALGWEKSYLGLPTSDEYRYGTGYRSDFQGGYIVWTPTGGPVDRRW; translated from the coding sequence ATGGCCTGGAACAAGCTCCGCTCGCTGCTGACGGCCGCCGTGCTGGCCGTGGCGCTGGTCCCGATCACTGCGTCGGTAGCAGCGGCCGACGACGTTGCGCCGACCTTGCCTGCCGGCTTCGTGCTGCGGGACACGCCCACCGGGCTCTCGCCCTACGACTTCACCGACTTCGCGTGGCTGCCCGACGACAGCGTGCTGGCGCTGGGCAAGAGCGGTGCCGTCAACTGGGTCCCGGCCGACGGCTCGGGCGCCCCCGTACGGATCGCGAACTTCCCGGTCGAGACGCAGGGCGACATGGGGCTCACGAGCGTCGCGCTCGCCCCGGACTACGCGACGTCGCACCAGATCTACCTCAACCGCGCCGTGAGCACGGGCGGCGGCCAGTACGTGCTGCGCGCCGCGCGCTTCACCGTGACCCTCGACGGTTCGGGCCACCCCGCCGGGCTCACCGGCGAGAAGGTGATCTTCGAGCTGCCCGGCAGTCAGTACTACATCCACGGTCTCGACACCGTGATCCCCGCGCCCGACGGCACGCTCTGGTACTCCGCGGGCGACAACGGCGACGCGGGCAAGACCAACGAGGTCGCTTTCGCGGCGCTGGACCTCGACACGCCGTCCGGCAAGATCCTGCACATCACGCCGGACGGCAAGGGTGTGCCGAGCAACCCGTACTACACGGCTTCGGCCCCGGATTCCACGCGCAGCAAGGTGTTCGCGAGCGGATTCCGCAACCCGTTCCGCTTCACGCTCGACCCGAAGAGCGGGCTGCCCGTGGTGGGCGACGTCGGCTGGTTCCTGTGGGAAGAGATCGACGTGGTGCAGCCCGGCGCGAACCTCGCGTGGCCGTGCTGGGAGGGCAACCACCCGACGCCGGGCTACAGCACCGACGCGCGCTGCGCCCACGTCGTGAACACGCCGCCGCTGTGGGAACACCAGCACGGCACCGGGCCGACGAACGGCAACAGTGTCACCGGCGGCGTTGTCTACAATGGAACGACGTACCCGGCCGCGTACCAGGGCGCGTATTTCTTCGGTGACTACGCGGGCCAGAAGCTGTGGACGCTCAAGTACAACGCGCAGGGTGTCCTCACGCAGGAGCCGGTGAACCCGCCGCCGTTCGCGAACATCGGCGGCGTCACGCGGATCTCCGCGGCGCCCAACGGCGACATCGTGTTCGCCGATCTCAACGGCAGCCGCCTGCGCCGCCTGAGCTACTCGACGAACAACGCGGCGCCGGTCGCGGTGGCGACGTCGTCGACCGATCCCGACACGCGTACGGTTTCCTTCGACGCCAGTGGTTCCTACGACTTCGACGGCGACGCGATCACCTACACCTGGAACTTCGGCGACGGCACCACGGCGACGGGAGTCACGACGAGCCACCAGTACGGCGCGGGAGCGTCGTTCACGGCCACGCTCACCGCCCAGGACCCCTTGGGTGCCAAGGGGACCACGACGATCGCGGTCGCGCCGGGCAACCATTCACCGGACCTGGAACTGTCCACTCCGGACAAGACGTTCGCCGTCGGGGAGCCGGTTTCGCTGACGGCCACGGCCACCGACGAAGAGGACGGCACCCTGCCCGTCACGTGGACGTCGCTGATCCGGCACTGTCCCGACCTCGGCGCGTGCCACGTGCACCCCGACGACGGCGCCACCGGACCGTCGCTCTCCGTGCCGTTCACCGACCACACCGACTCGCGCATGGAGTTCACCGCGACGGTCACCGACAGCGCCGGCGTGAAGGCGAGCAAGACGTACGTCGCCATGCCGCGCCAGCACCGGCTCACGCTCGTGAGCACGCAGCCGGCCGCGCTCAGCATCCCCAGCGAGGGCGGCGTGAGCAGCGCGATGGTCACCGAAGGCGCGACCTTCGACGTGACGGCGGCGCCGCTGGGCAGCGACGGCGCGTCGAAGTTCACCGGCTGGCAGGGCGGGCCGGCCACCGCTTCGTGGTCGATCACCGTCGGCGCGAGCGACACGACGCTGACGGTGAACTACGCGACCGCGATCGACCAGCGCTACGCCGGGGAACCCGCGCTGCGCACGCTCGTCGGCGCAGCGACCGGTCTCGAGGTGATCGACGGCCCGGTGCACTACCGCCCGTACGCCAACGCCCGCCTGTACTGGACAGCGGCCACCGGCGTGCGCGAGATCGGTGGTCAGCTCCTCGCCGAGTACCTCGCGATCGGCGGGCACCAGGCCTACGGGCCGCCGGTGACCGACGAGACGCCGACCCCCGACGGCGTCGGCCGCTTCAATCACCTGCAGGGCACGCCGGGTACGCAGGCGGCGTCGATCTACTGGACGCCGTCGACGGGCGCGCACTCGATCCAGGGCTTGATCCGGGCGAAGTGGGCGGCGCTGGGCTGGGAAAAGACCATGGGCTACCCGATCAACGACGAGGCCGGCACGCCCGACGGAGTGGGCCGCTACAACCACTTCAGCGGCGGCGGCTCGATCTACTACACCGTGGCGACAGGTGCGCACTGGATCAACGGGGCGATCAAGCAGAAGTGGGCCGCGTACGGCTGGGAACGCGTCCTCGGTTATCCGACCACTGACGAATCGGTGACCCCGGACGGCGTCGGCCGGTACAACCACTTCACCGGTGGCGCTTCGATCTACTGGACGCCGTCGACGGGCGCGCACGAGATCGGTGGCGCGATCAAGCAGAAGTGGGCGGCGTACGGCTGGGAGCGCGGCTTCGGCTACCCGACCACGGACGAAACCGCGACGCCCAACGGAGCCGCGCGCTACAACCACTTCACCGGCAACGCGTCGGTCTACTGGAGCCCGGCGACGGGCGCGCACAACGTGAAGGGCGAGATCCGCAAACGCTGGGCCGCGCTCGGGTGGGAGAAGTCGTACCTGGGACTGCCGACGTCGGACGAGTACCGCTACGGCACCGGCTATCGCAGCGATTTCCAGGGCGGGTACATCGTGTGGACGCCGACTGGCGGCCCGGTGGACCGGCGCTGGTGA
- a CDS encoding alpha/beta hydrolase yields the protein MRRSRFKLAHAALATLTVLGLGTGLASSASAETFPVSNSQLPLSPGCSFVDTTVPSEVLNHQLVPLPVGSFTAPPELTIHGRLCLPASGAAKTVMLALHGITYTNQYWDSGYQPETYSFVRQMTAAGYGVFAIDRLGYGKSAHPSGALVTLDVQAEVAHQVLQQLRAGEIGGSPFQHVILVGHSYGTATSWLESSIYNDADAVIGTGWGSSIQLDPLVRFFSGFARNPAMIDAKTASAVGLDPTYFTPPAGGRDQDFLYVLSNVDQGMIDYDQNVLRDTVTLGEGSTFINRYNKLSLGAIPSTGQELSLPLSTHTEQIRIPMFLVDGEKDLFFCGPGAAHCASSQALQKEEAQYFAPAACIRAAVTPAAGHDLNLQRNAPDTYRTIRTWADQAVGPDGSQAAAYRSSCQAYSGTNGTSGPAVFGPLAA from the coding sequence GTGAGGCGTTCCCGGTTCAAACTCGCGCACGCGGCACTGGCCACCCTGACCGTCCTCGGTCTCGGCACCGGCCTGGCCTCGAGCGCGTCGGCCGAAACGTTCCCCGTCTCCAACTCCCAGCTTCCGCTCTCGCCCGGCTGCAGCTTCGTCGACACGACGGTGCCGAGTGAAGTGCTCAACCACCAGTTGGTTCCGCTGCCCGTCGGCTCGTTCACGGCGCCGCCGGAGCTGACCATCCACGGCCGGCTGTGCCTGCCGGCGTCCGGCGCCGCGAAGACGGTGATGCTGGCGCTGCACGGCATCACCTACACCAACCAGTACTGGGACTCCGGCTACCAGCCCGAGACCTACTCGTTCGTCCGGCAGATGACCGCGGCCGGCTACGGCGTGTTCGCCATCGACCGCCTCGGCTACGGCAAGAGCGCCCACCCGTCGGGCGCGCTGGTCACGCTCGACGTGCAGGCGGAGGTCGCGCACCAGGTGCTCCAACAGCTGCGTGCGGGCGAGATCGGCGGCTCGCCGTTCCAGCACGTGATCCTGGTCGGGCACTCCTACGGCACGGCGACGTCGTGGCTGGAGTCCTCGATCTACAACGACGCCGACGCCGTGATCGGCACCGGCTGGGGCTCGAGCATCCAGCTCGACCCGCTGGTCCGGTTCTTCAGCGGCTTCGCGCGCAACCCGGCGATGATCGACGCCAAGACGGCGTCCGCCGTCGGCCTCGACCCGACGTACTTCACGCCGCCGGCGGGCGGACGTGATCAGGACTTCCTCTACGTGTTGTCCAATGTCGATCAAGGAATGATCGATTACGACCAGAACGTGTTGCGCGACACCGTGACGCTCGGCGAGGGCTCGACGTTCATCAACCGCTACAACAAGCTCTCCCTCGGCGCGATCCCCAGCACCGGGCAGGAGCTGTCGCTGCCGCTGTCCACGCACACCGAGCAGATCCGGATCCCGATGTTCCTCGTGGACGGTGAGAAGGACCTGTTCTTCTGCGGCCCCGGCGCCGCGCACTGCGCCTCGAGCCAGGCGCTGCAGAAGGAGGAGGCGCAGTACTTCGCGCCGGCCGCGTGCATCCGGGCCGCGGTGACCCCGGCCGCCGGGCACGACCTCAACCTGCAGCGCAACGCCCCGGACACCTACCGGACGATCCGGACGTGGGCGGACCAGGCCGTCGGGCCGGACGGTTCGCAGGCGGCGGCGTATCGCTCGAGCTGCCAGGCGTACTCCGGGACGAACGGCACGAGCGGTCCCGCCGTGTTCGGGCCCTTGGCTGCGTAA
- a CDS encoding L,D-transpeptidase — MKRLLVGIAAVASAFVLAACSGGGASPANVTGGGAVEAGAGGGAPTTSVATSSSAPATTSSAPATTSSPATSTSKPKPTSTKPSSTKPKPTTTKPKPATTTANVPCAKAAAASGTAACVDISAHKAWLLQDGKVIYGPVSMLPGRKGYATPTGSFRVLSKEKMHYSREFDNAPMPNSVFFYPGDAFHTGSLKTYSHGCVHLSATSSLKFFNTLHVGDVVQVVP, encoded by the coding sequence GTGAAGAGGCTTCTGGTGGGGATCGCGGCCGTGGCCAGTGCGTTCGTGCTCGCCGCGTGTTCCGGCGGCGGTGCGTCGCCCGCCAACGTGACCGGCGGCGGCGCGGTGGAGGCCGGTGCCGGCGGCGGCGCGCCGACGACCTCGGTGGCCACGTCGAGCAGCGCGCCCGCGACCACGAGCAGTGCCCCGGCCACCACCAGCTCGCCGGCCACGAGCACGTCGAAGCCCAAGCCGACGAGCACCAAGCCGAGCAGCACCAAACCGAAGCCCACCACGACCAAGCCGAAGCCGGCGACGACCACGGCCAACGTGCCGTGCGCCAAGGCCGCCGCCGCGTCGGGCACGGCCGCGTGCGTGGACATCTCGGCGCACAAGGCGTGGCTGCTGCAGGACGGCAAGGTGATCTACGGCCCCGTCTCGATGCTGCCGGGCCGCAAGGGCTACGCGACGCCGACGGGCTCGTTCCGCGTGCTGTCGAAGGAGAAGATGCACTACAGCCGCGAGTTCGACAACGCGCCCATGCCGAACTCGGTCTTCTTCTACCCCGGCGACGCCTTCCACACCGGCAGCCTGAAGACGTACTCCCACGGCTGCGTGCACCTCTCGGCGACGTCGTCGCTCAAGTTCTTCAACACCCTCCACGTCGGCGACGTCGTGCAGGTCGTGCCCTGA
- a CDS encoding serine/threonine-protein kinase: MLIADRYEVDELPLGRGGMGAVHRGHDRRLDRRVAIKLLRLPGRDEELEERFAREARILATLDHAGVPTLYDFGTHDDRLFQVMQFVDGVTVADLLAEHGPLPVPWAAAIAAQTAAVLAAAHARSVCHRDLKPANLMLCPDGSVKVMDFGLAVLREADVARFTRAGQLLGTPSYMAPEQIQRGLAEPRSDLYALGCALHEMLTGRQLFTGPTAYAVFEKQVKDAPAAVSGVPAALNALLAATLAKDPADRPSGADALYARLGPFVRDLPPLPGFLHAVPSPARMYARVVAQVRG; this comes from the coding sequence ATGCTCATCGCCGATCGCTACGAGGTCGATGAGCTGCCACTGGGCCGCGGCGGGATGGGCGCGGTGCACCGCGGGCACGACCGGCGGCTCGACCGGCGCGTCGCCATCAAGCTGCTGCGCCTGCCCGGCCGCGACGAAGAGCTCGAAGAACGCTTCGCCCGCGAAGCCCGCATCCTCGCGACGCTCGACCACGCCGGCGTCCCCACGTTGTACGACTTCGGCACCCACGACGACCGGTTGTTCCAGGTCATGCAGTTCGTCGACGGCGTCACGGTCGCCGATCTCCTCGCCGAGCACGGCCCGCTGCCGGTGCCGTGGGCCGCGGCGATCGCGGCGCAGACGGCCGCCGTGCTGGCGGCGGCCCACGCCCGGTCCGTCTGCCACCGCGACCTCAAGCCCGCCAACCTCATGCTGTGCCCCGATGGCAGCGTGAAGGTGATGGACTTCGGCCTCGCCGTGCTGCGTGAAGCCGACGTCGCCCGCTTCACTCGCGCCGGTCAGCTGCTGGGTACACCGTCGTACATGGCGCCGGAGCAGATCCAGCGCGGCCTCGCTGAGCCGCGGAGCGACCTGTATGCGCTGGGCTGCGCGTTGCACGAGATGCTCACCGGTCGCCAGCTCTTCACCGGTCCCACCGCGTACGCCGTGTTCGAGAAGCAGGTGAAGGACGCGCCCGCCGCCGTGTCGGGGGTCCCCGCCGCGCTCAACGCCCTGCTCGCGGCGACCCTCGCGAAAGACCCGGCGGACCGCCCGTCCGGGGCCGACGCGTTGTACGCGCGCCTGGGCCCGTTCGTCCGTGATCTGCCGCCGTTGCCGGGTTTCCTGCACGCGGTGCCGAGTCCCGCGCGGATGTACGCCCGCGTGGTGGCGCAGGTCCGGGGATGA